From Brevibacillus marinus, a single genomic window includes:
- a CDS encoding Nif3-like dinuclear metal center hexameric protein, with translation MFANGQTVIQYVEKLAPKRLAVEGDKIGLHVGTLQKPVRKVMVALDVLEAVVDEAIAAGADLIVAHHAVIFRPLKHLRTDLPSGRVYEKLLKHDIAVYTAHTNLDAAQGGLNDWLAEAIGLVDVEVLDEAVEDPYQKLVVYVPLSHRDAVLHAMAEAGAGWIGNYSHCTFQAVGTGTFMPRAGSNPYIGAEGKLEEVEEARLETIIPASRQAAVVRAMKAAHPYEEVAYDIYPLALPGKRLGIGRIGTLPEPLTLRQLALLVKQRFSLTGLRVVGNLEDTVRRVAVVGGDGNSFVGKAAFRGADVLITGDIYYHTAHDALADGLRLIDPGHNIEKIMKQKLAAYLTEQLARDGYRTEVFASQTHTDPFQFL, from the coding sequence ATGTTTGCAAACGGGCAAACCGTGATTCAGTATGTGGAAAAATTGGCTCCCAAACGGCTTGCCGTCGAAGGGGACAAGATCGGACTGCACGTCGGCACGCTGCAAAAGCCGGTCCGCAAGGTGATGGTCGCGCTGGACGTGCTGGAAGCGGTGGTGGATGAAGCGATTGCCGCCGGCGCTGATTTGATCGTCGCGCACCACGCGGTCATTTTTCGCCCGCTCAAACACCTGCGCACCGACCTGCCGAGCGGGCGGGTGTACGAAAAACTGCTGAAACACGACATCGCCGTTTACACCGCTCATACCAACCTGGACGCCGCGCAAGGCGGGCTGAACGATTGGTTGGCGGAAGCGATCGGCCTGGTCGATGTGGAGGTACTCGATGAAGCGGTGGAAGATCCCTACCAAAAGCTGGTTGTCTACGTGCCGCTTTCCCACCGCGACGCCGTGCTGCATGCGATGGCGGAAGCGGGCGCCGGGTGGATCGGCAATTACAGCCACTGCACGTTTCAGGCAGTCGGCACCGGCACCTTCATGCCGCGTGCCGGCAGCAATCCGTATATCGGTGCCGAAGGAAAGCTGGAAGAGGTGGAAGAAGCGCGCCTGGAGACGATTATCCCCGCGTCCCGCCAGGCCGCCGTGGTGCGGGCGATGAAGGCGGCTCATCCGTACGAGGAAGTCGCCTACGACATCTACCCGTTGGCGCTTCCCGGCAAGCGGTTGGGGATTGGCCGGATCGGTACCCTGCCGGAGCCGCTGACGCTGCGGCAGCTGGCTTTGCTGGTGAAGCAGCGCTTCTCCTTGACCGGTCTGCGCGTCGTGGGCAACCTGGAGGATACGGTGCGCAGAGTGGCGGTGGTCGGCGGTGACGGCAACTCGTTCGTCGGCAAAGCGGCGTTTCGCGGCGCCGATGTGCTGATTACCGGGGACATTTACTACCACACCGCGCACGACGCGCTGGCGGACGGACTGCGCCTGATCGATCCCGGCCACAACATCGAAAAAATCATGAAACAGAAACTAGCCGCTTACCTGACCGAGCAGTTGGCCCGGGATGGATACCGGACGGAAGTGTTCGCTTCGCAAACCCATACCGATCCCTTTCAGTTCTTGTGA
- a CDS encoding alkaline phosphatase family protein, translating to MKKVLLFLIDSMMTDVLRNCLNKGKTPALQFFYQHGQLIEDCVTVFPTMTASVDCSLITGEYPDRHKVPGLVWYDPREQKIVNYINGAETVLTLGLVQCLRNALFEMNNRHLSSEVQTIHEVLEENGFTSGSINVIAHRGLQSYNVRPSFLLDAATGFSLSGVTSGPSIFSLGTLVKPAIFREVPWSVSQSLAASLGINDRYAIDVLIEVVKSGMQPDFTLIYLPDNDHKLHQAYRLAEEHLAQVDEQLVRFLNTFDSWEQALQQNVFILVSDHGQTLIGRTDEHNVNLDRLLADYAIHPLGKDDVQGDELVICNNERMAYLYPLREHLLSQLVELLSAERRIDLVAWKDGPWVNVLNGGKALAFCRGGSDVDQYGAAWTVNGAWEVLDLRLDERGKISFDSYPDALSRLYGALFSQDGPLIVITAAPGYEFVSEHMPTHLGEGSHGSLHKQDSLVPLLIAGSKRPLARPARLVDLKSYVLQEITSQTALV from the coding sequence ATGAAAAAGGTGCTGCTGTTCCTCATCGATTCGATGATGACGGATGTGCTGCGCAACTGCCTCAACAAGGGAAAAACGCCTGCCCTGCAGTTTTTTTATCAACACGGCCAACTGATCGAGGACTGTGTTACGGTTTTCCCGACCATGACGGCGTCCGTTGACTGTTCCCTCATCACAGGCGAGTATCCGGATCGGCATAAAGTCCCCGGGCTTGTCTGGTACGATCCGCGCGAGCAAAAGATCGTGAATTATATCAACGGAGCGGAGACGGTGCTGACGCTTGGTCTTGTCCAGTGCCTTCGCAACGCCTTGTTTGAAATGAACAACCGCCATCTGAGCAGCGAGGTGCAGACGATCCATGAGGTGCTGGAGGAAAACGGATTTACATCGGGATCGATTAATGTGATCGCCCATCGCGGTCTGCAGTCGTACAACGTGCGTCCTTCCTTTCTGCTCGATGCGGCGACGGGATTTTCGTTGAGCGGAGTCACCAGCGGGCCCTCGATTTTTTCCTTGGGCACATTGGTAAAACCGGCGATCTTTCGCGAGGTTCCCTGGAGCGTGTCGCAATCGCTGGCGGCATCGCTGGGGATCAATGACAGGTACGCGATCGATGTGCTGATTGAAGTGGTCAAAAGCGGCATGCAGCCTGATTTTACCCTGATCTATCTGCCCGACAACGATCACAAGCTGCATCAGGCATACCGGCTTGCGGAAGAGCATCTGGCGCAGGTGGACGAACAACTGGTCCGGTTTCTCAATACGTTTGACTCTTGGGAGCAGGCTTTGCAGCAAAATGTGTTCATTTTGGTGAGTGACCACGGGCAGACGCTGATCGGCCGGACGGATGAGCACAATGTGAACCTGGACCGGCTGCTCGCCGATTATGCCATCCACCCGCTCGGCAAGGACGACGTGCAAGGCGATGAATTGGTGATCTGCAACAACGAGCGGATGGCCTACCTGTATCCGCTGCGGGAGCATCTGCTCAGTCAGCTGGTGGAGCTCCTTTCCGCAGAGCGGCGAATTGATCTGGTCGCTTGGAAAGATGGCCCCTGGGTCAACGTATTGAACGGAGGCAAAGCGCTTGCTTTTTGCCGCGGAGGGAGCGATGTCGATCAATATGGGGCTGCCTGGACGGTGAACGGAGCGTGGGAAGTGCTGGACTTGCGCCTGGATGAGCGCGGGAAGATTTCATTCGACAGCTATCCCGACGCACTTTCCCGGCTGTACGGCGCCCTGTTTTCCCAAGATGGTCCGCTCATCGTGATTACCGCGGCGCCAGGCTATGAATTCGTATCGGAACATATGCCGACCCACCTGGGAGAGGGGAGTCACGGTTCCTTGCACAAGCAGGATTCGCTAGTTCCCCTGCTCATCGCCGGAAGCAAGCGGCCGTTGGCCCGACCGGCGCGATTGGTTGACCTGAAATCGTACGTACTCCAGGAAATCACGAGTCAGACAGCGTTAGTGTGA
- the rpoD gene encoding RNA polymerase sigma factor RpoD: MNKQNITTDMEASSIEQVKEQLVELGKKRGVLTYKEITEKLSGFDQDSDQIDEFFEFLGDQGVEVTNDDSDEDVDEMLLKDDDDVEEYDFDDLSIPPGIKINDPVRMYLKEIGRVPLLSAEEEIKLAHRIEQGDEEAKRRLAEANLRLVVSIAKRYVGRGMLFLDLIQEGNMGLIKAVEKFDYRKGFKFSTYATWWIRQAITRAIADQARTIRIPVHMVETINKLIRVSRQLLQELGREPTPEEVAEKMDMTPEKVREIMKIAQEPVSLETPIGEEDDSHLGDFIEDQEALAPSDAAAYELLKEQLEDVLDTLTDREENVLRLRFGLDDGRTRTLEEVGKVFGVTRERIRQIEAKALRKLRHPSRSKRLKDFLE; encoded by the coding sequence ATGAACAAGCAAAACATCACGACAGATATGGAAGCTTCGTCCATTGAACAGGTGAAGGAACAGTTGGTCGAATTGGGCAAAAAACGCGGTGTGCTGACGTATAAGGAAATCACGGAAAAGCTGTCCGGGTTTGACCAGGATTCCGACCAGATCGATGAGTTCTTCGAGTTTCTCGGTGATCAAGGGGTCGAAGTGACGAATGACGACAGTGATGAAGACGTCGATGAGATGCTGTTGAAGGACGACGATGATGTAGAAGAATACGACTTCGATGATCTCTCCATTCCTCCGGGCATCAAGATCAACGACCCGGTACGGATGTATCTGAAAGAGATTGGCCGCGTACCGCTGCTTTCCGCAGAAGAAGAGATCAAACTGGCGCACCGCATCGAACAGGGTGATGAAGAAGCCAAACGCCGGTTGGCGGAAGCGAACCTGCGGCTCGTCGTCAGCATCGCCAAGCGGTATGTGGGCCGCGGCATGTTGTTCCTCGATCTGATCCAGGAAGGCAACATGGGATTGATCAAGGCGGTAGAAAAATTCGACTACCGCAAAGGATTCAAGTTCAGCACCTATGCCACCTGGTGGATTCGCCAGGCGATTACGCGGGCGATCGCCGATCAGGCCCGGACGATCCGCATCCCGGTGCACATGGTGGAAACGATCAACAAACTGATTCGCGTGTCCCGTCAACTGCTGCAGGAATTGGGGCGTGAACCCACCCCGGAAGAAGTGGCGGAAAAAATGGATATGACGCCGGAGAAAGTGCGCGAGATCATGAAGATCGCGCAAGAACCGGTCTCCCTGGAAACGCCCATCGGGGAAGAAGACGACTCCCATCTGGGTGACTTTATCGAAGACCAGGAAGCACTGGCTCCTTCCGATGCTGCAGCATACGAACTGCTCAAAGAGCAGCTGGAAGACGTGCTCGACACGCTGACGGATCGCGAAGAAAACGTGCTTCGCTTACGCTTTGGGCTGGATGACGGACGTACCCGCACACTGGAAGAAGTGGGCAAAGTATTTGGGGTTACGCGCGAGCGCATCCGGCAAATCGAGGCGAAAGCCCTGCGGAAACTTCGCCATCCCAGCAGAAGCAAGCGCTTAAAGGATTTCCTGGAATAA
- a CDS encoding tRNA (adenine(22)-N(1))-methyltransferase: protein MAVTISERLGAIAAYCPKGARVADIGSDHALLASFLLENGVASYVVAGEVNEGPYRAAQKQLADLIANGLASVRKGDGLAVLRPGEVDVVCIAGMGGQLIVSILERGKAKLQDVRRLILQPNVGEERVRRWLWQNGWQLSRETILKEDDVIYEILVAEPGDPAQPYSGQERSVAELLRLGPLLWREKPPLLLEKWSREREKLQRILAQVTKSQSAEASARVQAVKQELNWLDEVIRCLQTGKP, encoded by the coding sequence ATGGCTGTGACAATCTCAGAACGACTCGGCGCGATCGCCGCGTACTGCCCGAAGGGGGCGCGGGTGGCTGATATCGGCTCCGACCATGCCTTGCTGGCCTCGTTTCTCTTGGAAAACGGTGTCGCTTCGTACGTCGTGGCGGGAGAAGTGAATGAGGGACCCTATCGCGCCGCGCAAAAACAGCTGGCGGACTTGATCGCCAACGGACTGGCCTCGGTTCGCAAAGGGGACGGACTGGCCGTGCTCCGTCCCGGTGAGGTGGACGTCGTCTGCATCGCCGGCATGGGCGGGCAGCTGATCGTCTCGATCCTGGAGCGGGGAAAAGCGAAACTGCAGGATGTGCGCCGCTTGATCCTGCAGCCCAATGTCGGAGAAGAGCGGGTCCGCCGCTGGCTGTGGCAAAATGGCTGGCAGCTTAGCCGGGAAACGATTCTCAAGGAAGATGACGTGATCTATGAAATCCTGGTGGCGGAGCCGGGCGATCCCGCTCAGCCCTACAGCGGCCAGGAACGCTCCGTCGCCGAGCTGCTTCGGCTGGGACCGCTGCTTTGGCGGGAGAAACCGCCGCTCCTGCTGGAAAAATGGAGCCGCGAACGGGAGAAACTGCAGAGGATCCTCGCGCAGGTGACAAAGTCGCAGAGCGCGGAGGCGAGCGCCCGGGTGCAGGCGGTCAAACAGGAACTCAACTGGTTGGACGAGGTGATACGATGTTTGCAAACGGGCAAACCGTGA
- a CDS encoding S41 family peptidase has protein sequence MGKDCRRLAAALCLGLLLSAAVPFAHAEAVSAQAPQPLAEVAEAYRYLLENHIDRPAPAQLVRGALAHVAKQANEAGGINLKLDPQDDTLAELTARLQEWQQAHGLDWGRLHRWAIAGMVESLGDPHTVFFTAEELHQFHDELENETVGFGIRFVVRDEYLLITDVLPASPAEAAGINAGDYVFAVDGIPLAGSDLQATLDLLSGEVGSFAVLTVYKPEEKQMRELTLARAVLTVPEVRGARFSGDVGYIHIATFGSDAAYQFRDELARISAPAPLKGLIVDLRNNGGGYLISARDVASLLMEEGLLMRSVNRNGVEMELWVRNGRPVSYPVRILVNQDTASASELLAAALRDHQIAQLVGTTTFGKGSAQQIVSLGDGDALKITLEEYFTPNRAVVNQVGLAPDIAVEDEVAQVLAGLLSLGVREVELTETADGRFTVNDVPFPLVRPVFIRGGGTGAEQISVRGAVLAYLTGDRSLAAVDYVPVQSKAYPGGSLQLTSSDRQIVLRFVAKDKKR, from the coding sequence GTGGGAAAGGATTGCAGACGGTTGGCGGCAGCACTTTGCCTGGGCCTGCTGCTCTCGGCGGCAGTGCCCTTCGCCCATGCGGAAGCTGTGTCGGCGCAGGCCCCACAGCCGCTTGCCGAAGTTGCGGAAGCGTACCGCTACCTGCTGGAAAACCATATCGACCGCCCCGCACCCGCTCAGCTTGTGCGGGGGGCTTTGGCGCATGTCGCGAAACAGGCCAACGAGGCTGGCGGGATCAACCTCAAGCTTGATCCGCAGGATGATACCTTGGCGGAGCTTACCGCGCGGCTGCAGGAGTGGCAGCAAGCGCATGGCTTGGATTGGGGACGACTGCATCGCTGGGCGATCGCGGGAATGGTGGAATCGCTGGGCGATCCGCATACCGTGTTTTTTACCGCAGAAGAACTGCACCAGTTTCACGATGAGCTGGAGAATGAAACCGTGGGCTTCGGCATTCGCTTCGTCGTCCGCGACGAATACCTGTTGATCACGGATGTCCTGCCCGCTTCACCGGCAGAGGCAGCGGGAATCAACGCAGGCGATTATGTGTTCGCGGTCGATGGCATACCGCTGGCAGGCTCCGATCTGCAAGCGACGCTTGACCTCTTGTCTGGTGAAGTGGGCAGTTTCGCTGTCTTGACTGTCTACAAGCCGGAAGAAAAACAGATGCGCGAGCTGACGCTAGCCCGCGCAGTCCTGACCGTGCCAGAGGTGCGGGGCGCCCGTTTTTCCGGGGACGTGGGGTACATCCACATCGCGACGTTTGGTTCCGATGCCGCTTATCAGTTTCGCGATGAACTGGCCCGTATTTCCGCGCCCGCTCCGCTGAAGGGACTGATTGTCGATTTGCGCAACAACGGGGGCGGCTACCTGATTTCCGCGCGGGATGTGGCCAGCTTGCTGATGGAAGAAGGGCTCTTGATGCGCTCCGTAAACCGCAACGGCGTAGAGATGGAGCTGTGGGTACGCAACGGTCGTCCCGTATCCTATCCGGTGCGCATCCTGGTCAATCAGGACACGGCATCGGCATCAGAACTGCTCGCGGCTGCCCTGCGCGACCACCAGATTGCCCAACTGGTGGGGACGACCACCTTTGGCAAGGGCAGCGCACAGCAGATCGTGTCACTGGGTGATGGGGACGCGCTGAAAATTACCTTGGAAGAGTATTTTACGCCAAATCGCGCGGTGGTAAATCAGGTGGGACTTGCACCGGACATCGCGGTGGAGGACGAAGTGGCTCAGGTTCTGGCGGGGCTGCTTTCGCTGGGCGTGCGGGAAGTGGAGCTGACCGAAACAGCGGACGGCCGGTTTACCGTCAACGATGTGCCATTTCCCCTCGTTCGGCCCGTGTTTATCCGGGGTGGCGGCACAGGAGCGGAACAAATTTCCGTGCGCGGCGCTGTCCTCGCCTACCTGACCGGTGATCGTTCGCTGGCTGCAGTGGACTACGTTCCCGTCCAATCCAAGGCGTATCCCGGCGGTTCGCTGCAGCTGACAAGCTCGGACAGGCAGATTGTGCTGCGCTTTGTCGCCAAAGATAAGAAAAGATAA
- a CDS encoding S-layer homology domain-containing protein, whose amino-acid sequence MKTKQKILIVFVLACLLLPTAGWARAEQAQEAALPFRDIEGHWAAEEIQAAYQAGLLIGVDGSAAFRPDQLMSRGEFMVLIDRLFLSREYEFFALTLLTEHDEYGWGEGFDEPYLPYRDVDRLTWLYPSVRRLSLVMERLYGPGALQEIFPGDKLYPDKPITQEEAEALFRVFTISADEDAYESLWPRSAQTGKEKFLRRAEAAVAAIRLSEYLEAAPILPLLDESGQKYPLVPEISELFPLFDSFFGKDTAFARKMYHEAVERIRVGEETETAFRQMRQLAASRFSNQVGVQYYLSWDDQTPLAENLRHAYLAVDEYFQAGQPSPEVLRLLAANVYDLALQLQSEQPTVMRAAFERLRPYLGKLEPGSAEWLNFSLYLAALEARSGEKQQALERYLQLTESKEGLTNALYYLVASGRMAEADELLAQASDSAQLEPVYADRLRQELTLLARQAEAARQLAGALQQLETSAGIVIRGQSMLNGYQYRYTTEVDRQNRISHTAGIYQAPDKLVLQKMESYTDMNRKRLYLYDYDAGRWEESRSGAIQYIHEWLDALPVEERLHTLRARYLLQQGQRYAVVTEWIPQATLQERSAALSLPSGELLEAPAFVSKYYIDRNSGQLVKRVWRYEEFYESGEYIAFWGEETYSHDHTPAVELPADVTEGGR is encoded by the coding sequence GTGAAAACCAAGCAAAAGATCTTGATTGTGTTTGTGCTCGCCTGCCTGCTGCTGCCCACTGCCGGTTGGGCACGGGCGGAGCAGGCGCAGGAAGCGGCTTTGCCGTTTCGCGATATCGAGGGTCACTGGGCGGCGGAAGAGATCCAAGCTGCCTATCAGGCCGGCCTGCTCATCGGCGTGGACGGCTCAGCCGCGTTTCGCCCCGATCAGCTGATGAGCAGGGGAGAGTTCATGGTGCTAATCGACCGGCTGTTCCTCAGCAGGGAATACGAGTTTTTTGCGCTTACCCTGCTGACGGAACACGACGAGTACGGATGGGGGGAAGGGTTTGATGAGCCCTACCTGCCCTATCGCGATGTCGATCGCCTGACCTGGCTCTATCCTTCGGTGCGCCGCCTCTCGTTGGTCATGGAGCGGTTATACGGCCCTGGCGCCCTGCAGGAGATCTTCCCGGGGGACAAACTGTATCCGGACAAGCCGATCACGCAGGAGGAAGCGGAAGCGCTGTTCCGCGTGTTTACGATCAGTGCGGACGAGGACGCCTACGAATCGCTGTGGCCCCGCTCCGCCCAGACGGGGAAAGAGAAGTTTCTGCGGCGGGCGGAAGCGGCTGTCGCGGCAATCCGGCTGAGCGAGTATCTGGAGGCTGCCCCGATCCTGCCGCTGCTCGACGAGAGCGGTCAGAAGTATCCGCTGGTACCGGAAATATCAGAATTGTTCCCGCTTTTTGACTCCTTCTTCGGCAAAGACACCGCGTTTGCCAGGAAAATGTACCATGAGGCGGTGGAGCGAATCAGAGTGGGGGAGGAGACGGAGACCGCATTTCGGCAGATGCGGCAGTTGGCGGCATCGCGATTCTCCAATCAAGTCGGCGTGCAGTACTATTTGAGCTGGGACGATCAGACGCCGCTGGCGGAAAATCTGCGGCATGCCTATCTTGCCGTGGATGAGTACTTTCAAGCAGGCCAACCGTCGCCGGAAGTGCTGCGGCTGTTGGCTGCCAACGTGTACGATTTGGCTCTGCAGCTGCAGAGCGAACAGCCAACGGTGATGCGCGCTGCGTTCGAGCGCCTGCGCCCGTACCTTGGCAAACTGGAGCCGGGTAGCGCCGAGTGGCTCAACTTTTCGCTGTATCTGGCAGCGCTGGAAGCGCGGAGCGGGGAAAAGCAACAAGCCCTTGAGCGCTACCTGCAGCTTACGGAATCAAAAGAGGGGCTGACCAACGCCCTCTACTATCTGGTGGCAAGCGGACGGATGGCGGAGGCGGACGAACTCCTCGCGCAGGCGTCCGATTCTGCACAGCTGGAACCCGTTTACGCAGACAGGCTGCGGCAGGAGCTCACGCTGCTCGCCCGGCAGGCGGAGGCAGCCCGACAGTTGGCCGGGGCGCTGCAGCAGCTGGAAACATCCGCCGGAATCGTCATCCGCGGCCAGTCGATGCTGAACGGGTACCAGTACCGGTACACGACAGAGGTGGACCGGCAAAACCGGATCAGCCACACCGCGGGAATTTACCAGGCCCCCGACAAACTGGTGCTGCAAAAAATGGAGTCGTATACGGACATGAACAGAAAACGCCTCTACCTGTACGATTACGATGCGGGCAGGTGGGAAGAAAGCCGATCCGGCGCAATCCAATACATCCACGAGTGGCTGGATGCCCTGCCGGTCGAAGAGAGGCTGCATACGCTGCGGGCCCGTTACCTGCTGCAGCAAGGGCAGCGGTATGCCGTGGTCACCGAATGGATTCCGCAAGCGACGCTGCAGGAGCGTTCCGCCGCGTTGTCGCTTCCATCCGGCGAGCTGTTGGAGGCTCCGGCATTTGTAAGCAAGTACTACATCGACCGGAACAGCGGCCAATTGGTGAAGCGGGTGTGGCGCTACGAAGAATTTTATGAGTCGGGCGAATATATCGCTTTTTGGGGCGAAGAGACCTATTCGCACGACCATACTCCGGCCGTCGAACTGCCGGCAGACGTCACGGAAGGAGGACGTTGA
- a CDS encoding endonuclease/exonuclease/phosphatase family protein produces MVCYNIHSGKDRWGRWRLDQMADLLEQLQADVIALQEVHQNSRYGYQADLLAERLHYTPIFAPAKQVSDGAYGNALLSRIPVIDSANMPLKTRGEPRSLLKNTLQCGRHLIDVWVTHCSLDRRSRGHQLRAIHREIRQHGARPLLIAGDFNTSTSPLSPLLQDCARESGTATATLVTIPRRIDYVYASAEWQVEHCRVIRQKISDHYPLFVTLTLSDS; encoded by the coding sequence GTGGTTTGCTATAACATTCACAGTGGCAAAGATCGCTGGGGGAGATGGAGACTGGATCAGATGGCCGACCTGCTTGAGCAGCTGCAGGCGGATGTGATCGCGCTGCAGGAAGTCCACCAAAACAGCCGTTACGGTTACCAGGCTGATCTGCTGGCGGAACGCCTGCACTATACCCCCATCTTTGCCCCAGCCAAACAAGTGTCGGACGGGGCGTATGGAAACGCGCTATTATCCAGGATTCCGGTGATCGACTCCGCCAATATGCCGCTGAAAACGAGAGGCGAGCCGCGCTCCCTGCTCAAAAATACACTGCAATGCGGCCGTCACCTGATTGATGTCTGGGTTACGCACTGCAGTCTCGACCGGCGAAGCAGGGGGCACCAGCTGCGAGCCATCCACCGGGAAATCAGGCAGCATGGCGCACGCCCCCTGCTGATCGCGGGCGACTTTAACACGTCGACCTCTCCCCTTTCTCCCCTCCTGCAAGATTGCGCCCGGGAATCCGGCACAGCCACCGCAACCCTTGTCACCATTCCGCGCCGAATCGATTACGTCTACGCCTCAGCGGAATGGCAGGTGGAGCATTGCCGGGTGATCAGGCAGAAAATCTCCGATCATTACCCGCTGTTCGTCACACTAACGCTGTCTGACTCGTGA
- a CDS encoding acyl-CoA dehydrogenase, translating into MNFDFTQEQQMLHKMIREFADEVVAPGADERDKNKRFPVEIMQQMAALNLLGLPFPEEYGGAGADTVSFAIVVEELSRACASTGITYSAHISLGGAPIHLFGSEAQKQQYLTRLCTGESLGAFGLTEPNAGSDAGGTRTTAVQEGETWVLNGAKCFITNASYAKFLALTAVTDKEKGTHGITAFIVPTDAPGFTVIDNYEKLGLHSSNTTELVLDQVRVTDEHILGKRGEGFKQFLITLDGGRIGIGAMAVGIAQAAYDKALKYARQRTAFGQAISKFQAIQFKLADMAMQIELARNMVYKAAWLKDNGRPFTKEAAMAKLYASEIAMAATHQAIQIHGGYGYMREYQVERLFRDARLLEIGEGTSEILRMVIARQIGC; encoded by the coding sequence ATGAACTTTGACTTTACCCAAGAACAGCAGATGCTTCACAAGATGATTCGCGAGTTTGCCGATGAAGTGGTTGCGCCGGGAGCGGACGAACGGGACAAAAACAAGCGCTTCCCGGTGGAAATTATGCAGCAGATGGCCGCGTTGAACCTGCTGGGACTGCCGTTTCCGGAAGAATACGGCGGCGCCGGCGCCGATACGGTCAGCTTCGCGATTGTGGTGGAAGAGTTGAGCCGAGCCTGCGCGTCGACGGGCATCACCTACTCCGCGCACATTTCCCTGGGCGGTGCGCCGATTCATCTGTTCGGCAGCGAGGCGCAAAAGCAGCAGTACCTGACCCGCCTGTGCACGGGGGAAAGCTTGGGGGCATTCGGCCTGACCGAGCCCAACGCCGGGTCGGATGCCGGCGGAACGCGCACGACAGCCGTACAGGAGGGGGAGACGTGGGTCCTGAACGGCGCAAAATGCTTCATCACCAATGCCAGCTATGCCAAGTTTTTGGCGCTGACAGCGGTCACGGACAAGGAAAAAGGGACGCATGGGATCACCGCGTTTATCGTGCCGACGGATGCTCCCGGTTTTACGGTCATCGACAACTACGAAAAACTGGGCCTGCACAGCTCCAACACGACGGAGTTGGTGCTCGACCAGGTGCGGGTGACGGATGAGCACATCCTCGGGAAGCGGGGAGAAGGGTTTAAGCAGTTCCTGATTACCCTGGACGGCGGCAGGATCGGGATTGGCGCGATGGCCGTGGGCATCGCCCAGGCTGCTTACGACAAGGCGCTGAAGTACGCCAGGCAGCGCACCGCGTTCGGTCAGGCGATCTCCAAGTTCCAGGCGATTCAGTTCAAGCTGGCGGATATGGCGATGCAGATCGAGTTGGCCCGCAACATGGTCTACAAGGCGGCGTGGCTCAAAGACAACGGACGCCCCTTTACCAAAGAGGCGGCCATGGCCAAACTGTACGCGTCGGAAATCGCGATGGCCGCGACGCATCAGGCGATTCAAATCCACGGCGGATACGGCTACATGCGGGAGTATCAGGTAGAGCGGCTGTTTCGCGACGCGCGGCTGCTGGAGATCGGCGAAGGAACCTCGGAGATCCTGCGCATGGTGATCGCCCGGCAGATCGGCTGCTGA